From the genome of Candidatus Methylopumilus rimovensis, one region includes:
- the metW gene encoding methionine biosynthesis protein MetW → MSAQFRQDFAVIANWIPFGAKVLDLGCEDGSLLKFLEGSLEVKGYGIEKDDAHWLNTLKQGLNVIQMDLESGLSGFESQSFDVVVLSQTLQAMHNTEKIVHEMLRVGKEAIVTFPNFGYWRHRIQLIQGQMPVSKNLPYEWYNTPNIHLCTIKDFDEFCIKNKIGVKERLILTHGKPIHVMPNLMGALAMYRLVSK, encoded by the coding sequence ATGAGCGCACAATTTAGACAAGACTTTGCTGTCATTGCCAATTGGATTCCTTTTGGTGCCAAAGTGCTCGACTTAGGCTGTGAAGATGGATCGCTTTTAAAATTTCTAGAAGGCTCTTTAGAAGTCAAAGGTTATGGTATCGAAAAAGATGATGCACATTGGCTTAACACTTTAAAACAAGGTTTAAATGTGATTCAAATGGACTTGGAATCGGGGCTCTCTGGTTTTGAATCTCAATCGTTTGATGTGGTCGTTTTATCTCAAACGCTGCAAGCCATGCACAACACCGAAAAAATTGTGCATGAAATGCTAAGAGTCGGCAAAGAAGCGATTGTGACGTTTCCAAACTTTGGTTATTGGCGGCATCGCATTCAGCTCATTCAAGGTCAAATGCCTGTCTCTAAGAATTTACCTTATGAGTGGTATAACACACCCAATATTCATTTATGTACGATTAAAGACTTTGATGAGTTTTGTATTAAAAATAAAATTGGTGTGAAAGAGCGTCTTATTCTGACCCACGGTAAACCTATTCATGTCATGCCTAATCTCATGGGCGCATTAGCCATGTATCGTCTCGTTTCAAAATAA